The genomic interval ATGCCCAGGGCCTTtatcttttagatttttaatagTCTGATCTCAagaaacaattctgcaaaatcACAAATTGGTTCTGGAGTACCTGGTTCCTGATGATCTCATTTGATTTAAACATTCAGACTGTAGCGTCGTTGCAATTTTATTgtatagaaatatttttacaagCTTCTCTAGCTGCCATGGCTGCTGGAGAGGATGTACTGGGTAACATGAAGTCAAGTCATTAATATGTAATTATATGTGAACAGATTGACCATCTCCTCTTAATTGGCTCATTTTCAGAAGATTTATTCCGTCATTGGCCCCTGTTCttagaaaataaactaaaatctcATTTGTTAAACTAGGAACACAAACGTAGGATGCAGGTTTGCTGTTGTAAAGATTTCTGAACCCTGGCAGCCAAAATGATAAAGAATAATGTCAAAACTGTGTTTATGTTCATAGCTTGTTTcccttttaaatttatttttgcttaattGGGCCAGTCCTATCCGATAACTTTGGTCAACATGAGCTTTAATCTCAGCGGTGCCAGCTGCATGTGGTCGGCCATCTTTAATTTAATCCCTCTAATCCCATGTGTTTTTCCACAATCTTTGGTGTCTAGCTCCACTTTTTTCAGCCCAAATTATAATCTCTCTTTAAAACCTGATGTCCGCTTCACTGTTTAACTGTGAGAGAAACGGTGATTTCCACATGGTGCTGAGCTGATTCTATGACAAGGACCTCCATCTTAAATCAACTTCCTGCTAGGCAGAAACCTTTTCTACAGCAacattatttcatttttcttcatcCTCTGTTTCTTATGTTGctatttaatttctgtttccTGAATGGATTCTAATCCCCCGTTTTCAGGCATCCATGATGTCCGCTGAGAATGATCCGCTAGGCCCTCTACCTCCTGGATGGGGTAAGTTCATCATTTATCTTCAGTGGGTTTTACTTGTGAATATTAAAGTCCTCTATAATAAATACATGGACCACCATTTGCATTTAGCAGAGCTGTCTTTCAGCCTGGTCCTTATGGAGACTTTTAACGCTAGCTTGTCCTCCCAGTGGTTCTCTTTGCTGGGACCGTAACACGGACCTCTGTAACGGTTCCTCTCCCACCACACTACTGTGTAATTGTGTTGTAGAAGTATCTCTAATCTAACTTTCAGATCGTTGTGTGTCATCATTACCTGTAGAGAGGCGCGTGGACTCTAACGACAGAGTGTACTTTGTGAACCACAATACCAAGACAACCCAGTGGGAAGACCCTCGCACCCAAGGGTGAGAACACCATTAGGGTTTTATCTACAAGACACGGAGAGAGATTTTTCCATCCCTGCTGGGCTGGTTTGGCTCATCTAATCTGGAGGATCAACCAAATGCTTTTAGATGTTCTGAGATGTAAGCGGAGATGTAAATCTCTTGTGCAGCCGTGactttcaggcttttttttttctcctcctatTTTTAGATTATACTTTTTTCTATAAGTGTGTTTCGTTTTGATTAAGTCAGTAATCATATAAATTAGTTTTGTTTAATCTTATTAATTTCTCATTGTGGTTTTATCATTTTATGATAAAAGTTTTTATTGTATCAATTCATTGTTTTTAGCACTTTGGTTCAACTTGTGTTTTATtgaagtgctttataaataaggtTGATGTCGAGATTTTATTGGCTGTGGTtttaccaaaataaacttcCTTTACTGTATAGGGCTGCTGTTCGCatatctgtttttatgtttatgctgtatccgtgtttttatttttgttgtttgcacaTGAGACCGATTCGGATAAAAACATCCATGTCTTAgttatttgcttcttttttattgATATAATGCATCTTTCCTGTGAAAACAGAGAGGCAACAGCGGCGCTCTTGTCGGTTTCTAAAGATCCTCCTGAGTCcaaatagaggaaaactaatttagaagaaaaactgcatttaaataGTGACTAGAAGTAAAAAAGTAGTTCCTCTATTTATTGGATGGGGTCTTTCTCTGCTTTCTAATGAAACGTTAACGTTCTGCTGGTGTTTTCACCTCGTGCTGCAGATTAAAGCTAGCCTGGATGTTGTTGCCTTCGtgtgtttgcaggctgcagAATGAGGATCCTCTGCCTGAAGGCTGGGAAATCCGCTACACGAGGGAAGGGGTCCGCTACTTTGTGGACCACAACACCCGGACCACCACTTTCAGCGACCCGCGCACCGGGAAGTCTTCTGTGTAAGGGATAGTGGTTCTGCGTCACATCTCCTTCATCCTGCTAGGTTTAACCTGGAGGTCGTTTATGGAGTCGacactttgaattttttttagtttatcttataaagaaaaaaaaactagagtTCATGTTCAGGATGTTGTCAAATTCTTAAGCCcgtttattgtgaagcaaacggCAAACATTCACcttctaaatgtgtttttctgatCAGCACCAAAGGCCCGCAGATCGCATATGAGCGCAGCTTCAGGTGGAAGCTGGCTCACTTCCGCTACCTGTGTCAGGTTGGTGTTTTCAGCCGTTTGATCCAGCTCACATCCCCCGGTCCTCTGGTGCTCATCTTCTGTCTTGTCCTTCAGTCCAATGCGCTCCCGAGCCACGTGAAGATCACCGTCTCCAGACAGACGCTGTTTGAGGACTCCTTTCAGCAAGTAAGAGCTTTCATCTCTGGCTGGTTAAACCGTTTACGCCTCATTCGCTTTACTTAAGCCCAGAAAGGTCTCATCATTTGAGAGCTTTGTCTTCTGCTGAATCATCAGTTTTGTGCATAACTTGGGGAATTATGGTTTATGTTTTGTAAATTTTTCAGATTATGGCCCTGAAACCATACGACCTAAGGAGGAGGCTGTATGTCATCTTCAGAGGCGAGGAGGGTCTGGACTATGGTGGCTTAGCCAGgtaataaaaatctaaacatcTGACGCAGAATCAATGTAGAAACAGTTGTAAACGAGcagctttttttccacatttatcaTATTGCTCTGCATTTGTTTGGATTCTTAGCAACATTTCCTCTCCTGTGTTTGCCGTTTGTGTTTTCCCCCGCTCACTTTACAGGGAGTGGTTCTTCCTGTTGTCCCACGAAGTGCTGAACCCCATGTACTGTCTGTTCGAGTACGCTGGCAAGAGCAACTACTGTCTGCAGATCAACCCGGCATCCGCCATCAACCCAGACCACCTCTCCTACTTCTGCTTCATAGGCCGCTTCATTGCAATGGCACGTCCACATCCAACCCACACAAACCCCCCGCCCCCCGACAAACGATCACAATTATAATGGAGGCGTTGATTGTAATTACCTTTGAGTTGGAAAGGGCTTGTACTTGTGTTAATCTCTGTACTTGTTTCTGCAGGCGCTTTTCCATGGGAAGTTCATTGACACTGGCTTCTCTTTGCCTTTCTACAAACGAATGCTGAACAAGAAGCTCATCCTTAAAGACCTGGAGTCCATTGACCCCGAGTTCTACAACTCTCTCATATGGATTAGGTAAGCTGTAGGCTCGGGCCGCCAGGTTCAGCACCAGCAGCGCTGAAGTCATCAGAGGTCATGAAGAAACGTTGCTGAACTTTTGAAGTAAAGTTCAAACCACTATATTTATCTTAGCTTCCTTCTGATATTTGTTTCGTCTAAAAGTTTGGGcattttggtaaaaaatgtataaatacagGGTTATTACATGGTTTTCAGTGGCTTGGCCTGTCGGGAATTTGAGTCTATGGTATGAAATGTTCTCTATGTGAGTACGGAGGAAGAAAATATGAATGCTCAAAGGATCCAATCTGATTTCTGGCTAAGGTTGAAGGTCTGGAACAAATTGACGTACAAGCAAAACAAAGTGGCACTTCATGCCTACGAATGTTTAGCTGTGACTTTAAGCAACTTTGATTTTTGGCAGTAAAATCTAAGGAGCAGTCAAACGTGGATGAAATTTAATTTGAACAATTTACtcaacagaataaataaaataatagttttatttaaagaaaatgcctctcaaaacactcaaggacactttacagaacaataagacaacaaacaataaaagttaccGCAATCACAGAGAGTATGCCTTTTTGAACAGATGGGTTCTGAGTTTAGAGGGTGTCGGTGTTGCCGGTGTGTGGAGGGAGGGAATTAGAGTTTGGAAGCAGAGCAGGAGAAAGCTCAGCGATGTGAAGATCAGAAAGGCAAAGTGAGTGAGGCTGTGGACGGCCTTGAAAGTGTACAGAAGGATTTTCAATCTGAAAAGGAGACCGGGCCTTGAGGACTGAAGGTGGACACCTGAATTAACGGGTTGTGTCTTTTCCTCAGTGATTCTATAAATTCATTCTTTGTCAAAGAAGTGTTCTTGTGGAACTAGGGTTTTTTCTAAAGGTTTTCATTGTCCAACGTGTTGAAGGAGCTCTGGCGCATAGCTGGGAAAAGTGGGAGCAGGTTGATCAGACTCCACTGTTAGTTGGCATGTAAGAGTATAGCAGGGCTCTGCTAAATCCACCGTTAGAGAATAGATGAGACAATGTTCACCGAATATTCCTGAGGCCCAGCTTGGTTTACATCAGCCCCGAAGAACCGGAACCGACGACATTACAATGCTGGTGAAGAGAAGAGTGTTGGGTCCAAAAGACGACATTAACAGTGGCTCTAAAACTGGAGACCTGCACATGTTTGCTTCTTTATAGAAACACCACCAAGGGCCAGGAAGCACAAGTGGCTTCAAAGAATGAGCTAACAGCAGCTAAAGAAAACACAGTCATTAAAAAGGTCTGCTCCGACCTTTTAGGGACTGAAACGGCACCCTGAGAGAAATTTCTCCTCATACGGGACGCAGCATCaccgtctcctctctcctcagGGACAACAACATAGAGGAATGTGGGCTGGAGATGTACTTCTCCGTGGACATGGAGATCTTGGGGAAGATCTCTTCTCACGACCTGAAACCTGATGGGACCGACATCCTGGTCACTGAGGAGAACAAGGAGGAGTACATCAGGTagttttctcttcctttccaTCTGTCTGAGCTTTGGACACGTCTGCTCATGGGGACGAGTGTTGAGTCCATCTGTGCTGTGGGGTCTGCAGTCTGATGGCGGAGTGGAGGTTCTCCCGGGGGGTGGAGGGTCAAACCAAAGCGTTCCTGGATGGCTTCAACGAGGTGGTCCCACTGCAGTGGTTGCAGTACTTTGATGAAAAGGAGCTGGAGGTGAGCAGAAACACCCATCTGGGTTTGCTCTACTAATGCAGCAGAATTTAACCTTTCAGGTTCAAGTAAAAGGAGTCATTGAGTGTTTCTTCACTTGGCTTTGATTGGTATTTTGATTCCCGTGTGTGTGCTGTTGTGTGTTTGACGCAGGTGATGCTGTGCGGCATGCAGGAGGTAGACCTCCAGGACTGGCAGAGGAACACGGTGTATCGCCACTACACCAGGAACAGCAAACAGATCATCTGGTTCTGGCAGGTACCGTGGCTCAAACGTCCGCCGTGTTTGTGTCCAGTGTTACTGGAACATCCTGCCGTCATGTGAAGCTCTGTTtgctgtgcccccccccccccctcccccccttacAGCTGGTGAAAGAAGTGGACAACGAGGTGCGGCTGCGACTCATGCAGTTCGTCACGGGAACGTGTCGGCTTCCTTTGGGCGGCTTTGCTGAACTTATGGGTCAGTGACAGAACCAGAACGGGGATGAGCTGAGCAGCGTCCGAAGCTTAGCGGTCCTCTTGATTGTCTCGTGTTGCGTTGCAGGAAGTAACGGGCCTCAGAAGTTCTGCATCGAGAAAGTGGGGAAGGACACATGGCTCCCCCGGAGCCACACATGGTCAGTGCCCGCCATGACTTCATGCTTGTTCTGTTTCCTCTCACCGTCTTATCAGAACTATATTTGAGCAGCCACTTTTTAAGCTGTGGCTACTCTCATCATTTATAGGTGATGGTTTCTTTATAAATACTACTACATATAAAGAAGCAACTATTTGGCCAGGAAAGGTCAGAGTGTTATTAGCACAATAATATTGAGCACATATAGCCATCATTTTAATTACCCTAAATATTTACCTTTTAAAGAATGGCTGCTTATTTGCTGAAGCGTGTAGTTCTTTATTAGTGTTAATTTTTATGTAGGATTTAATGTGCTAGTCCGACACAAAGTGAAACATAATAGTAAAGTGGTTGGAAAATGTTCCAGATAGATATACTATCACATCACCCTGTGCCCACCATGCATGTGGTGCAACATGGTGGTGTTGGCATTGGGCTTATTTCAGCAGGGacggggaagctggtcagacttTAGGCGTGGTTGGATGTGGTCTTCAGCAGACTCTGATTCAGGGCCCCTCTTTTTATAAACACCCCCACATTCAATACAGATTTAGTGCCGTCGGGGAGAGGTGGACGGGTTTATTTGCTGAGCTTAAAAGTAATCAGATTAGTTGATTATAATTTGCTGAGATGCCTTTGAGAACGAACAGAGCTTTGTTGCATAGCATCAGGTTAGCACTGTGTTAAAACAGCCATCAAACAATGAcgattaccgtatttttcggactataaatcgCTCCGGAATATGTCGCGTCAAAAAAATGCTTCataaagagggggaaaaaacatatgTTGCATCAGACTACTcaaatttatttagacatttatttcacacaatccatgactaaaaactgactaaataacatggaacatacctgggaggatccATGCATTTGCAAAGTCGTAAACCGTCCGGAcgacagagctgtaagctagcgctagctgttattagcttcacagacagcccactaacagggttctgtcgtggtccttcgagctgcaccacgcaacacTCCGCTGCATGAATACATAGTGAAACAACGTACAAAAGTGTTCTATCTTtcttgtctataagttaatttttcaataaatgtttaagtggtacaggagcaacatatagttttcacaagcctagggGCCCCCTTGTTAACCTGAcaccagccagattgatatcgctccgcctagcttcactcacatccatctgggacatctcccatagaaagtgatttctcagaccaattttatggtctggccaatcaggacgcagggctggagtttcatagatgtgacgtagtggagaagcgaccgtgacgtgagactgttttgatagcaatggcggctcgcatcgaggaagcaagcgttaacattgatgctgctatttcttccgtgttgtccaatctacctaatattgtttcattaaaagaacatcagagaacgcctctgaaggcttttgttggtggaaaccatgttttcgcccttctcccgaccagatttggcaagttttgttttccggggggCGCCCGtggcggttagcggttagcgtgaaccatgttaggaggcctttagtcctcaacgtggtcggcccgggatcgactccgacccgcggcgctttgccgcctgtcttcccccctcttcctgtcagctcactgtcaataaaacgcgtgtcactagagccgcaaacacataaaaaaaaaatgggttagctttggtgtgagtggttgaaatagcacgtcgataaagatgacagacaagtggcttatccaatcatatgcaaggatttttgataaggcccagccttcaataaaggcaattcctatggaggtgtcccagatggatgtgagtggagctaggcggagcgacatacaaatggctagagtcaggttacccCCTTGTGGCTATAGACAGTAATATTTATTCCTTGGTTTCCTACTGGTCggtatgaattaccatttaattttgatatataagtcgcacctgaatataagcaggatcggccaaactatgaaatgCAGTGTGAcgtatagtccaaaaaatatggtattgtttaaactatttaaactcTTTGAATTCATCTGTGCTGAGCCCTTCAAACGTAACAGCATTTTCAATAAGctaatataaacattttagataaaaatcAGTATTTATATTGGCATCCTGATGGTATGAGGGGCCCTAAGCAGTGGCATAGTTTGCTTATGCCTTGGGCCGGATCTGGACGGCGCTAAATATGGGGCGATCCTAGAGGAAAACATtttggaggctgcaaaagacgaccctaaacatccagccagagctaAGGTGGAGAGGTTTACATCAAAGCATGTGcaagaatggcctagtcaaagtccagacctaaatcctattGAACATCTGTTGAAAGACTCAAAAATTTATGTTCATAGTTATTTTCCATCcaatttgacagattttggagtatttttttgaaaaggaagagtgagaattttttttctttagatgtGCAAATCTGGTAAAGACATACAGGTTGTTGCACAAAGAGTTGACTCGGGTGCTGTATAGCAGATTTTTACTGAACAGCTtgttccttccacttaacaggcattcactgctttgtgttggtctatcatataaaaCCCAGATTAGATCAATTGAAGGTTTGAAATAGGACAAAGTGTAAAGAACATCCCAGGAGTGACTCAGAGGCGCTTTGCTCAACACGTCTGTCAGAAGATTGTGAAAGCCACCGTTCTCCACTGACTTCCTTCTCTCTaatctttcagttttaaccGTCTGGACCTGCCGCCCTACAAAAGCTACGAACAGCTGAAGGAGAAGCTGCTCTTCGCCATCGAGGAAACAGAAGGATTCGGCCAAGAATAGAGGGACTCGTCGTCCGGCGTCTCCCTCTGCtacgccccctgctgttcagtcagccaagaaaaaaaaaaaacacgaaaaatAATTGCACAAGATAACAACCAATGTATATAAgctattttgtcatttaaaaccAAATCCTAATTTGCAGCATAATTTTTGCCGCATTCCTGTTCCTAGTccttatataatatataactaCCCTCCATGAAGATATGCAAACATTTCATCGATCTGCTCgtctgtttaaaaacagaaatcctgGATATTTTTGAAGATATCCTCCCCCCACACAGCTTGactggcttttaaaaaaaaatagactgaAAGTGTTTTCCAGAGGGTTTTATAGTTTAGGCTCAACGTTCTTTTAAAGCTCTAGTTCTATAGAGCTGTTTAAAAGGCAGAAAGTAGTTGCATTTGGCGTTCAGTGCCTGAAAACTTCCTTTTCCTGTCGGACAGATAGTCATTTTAGAAACCCTGCGTGCTTGCATGCTGCCTATGAAGATTAGACGAGCGCTGTGACCACCAACACAAGCGTGCacgtagactttttttttttgttttttgttttttttttggcatggaTCGCCGCATCTCCCAAATGTCCAGAACGCTCGGTGTTCAGAAGCTACAAACCTGAAAGCACAGAACATCGCTCCCAGTCGTTCGGACCAGCACCAGCCGGAGGCCAGAACCAGATCCTTCTCTTCGGGGCAAGATAATAACATCCTGATTGTCTTTAAGGTTCAAAGGACTGGAAGATATTAGATATTCGCATTGAAAACAAGCCATCAGAATGTATATGTCGGTGTGAGACTGCGGCGGGAGTGCCAGAGCTGTTCCAGGCTACCTCGACTGTGGCCTGTTTGCACACTGTGACGTGATGAGAGAAGGGCTGTGGGACGGCAGCCTACGAGGATCACGCTCTGAATCTGCAGTTTAAATTTGCAAATcagaaaatggacaaaaaaaaagattttgtggCCCTGTTTGTGTGATTTGCAGATATGGGAGTTGGACTGCAGGCTGCGTCTCACCGTCCTTTGAAGCCACTGTGTTTGACGCAGCGCTTACGGTCCAGTTTTAACCCTTTAGCAGACGGTGCTGAGCAAAAAATAAGGATTCCAACCATGGTTACCAGAATATATTTAGCCATTATTTTCATGTAGTTAGGTCCAGGTaatagtgtttaaaaaaaaaaaaagtatcatgTTTGtgtctaaattaaaaaaaaaacatgaaagcaaGTCAGAAAAGCAGGCAGATCAGAGGagcaaaaataaaccaaaaacccGGCCCAGCTACACCAGACAGTTCAGATTAGTTCATATACGATGCTCACGTTTGAGTTCATAAAGGCCTTATTTGTGTCCCCCTGCTCAGAAAACCCACCGCCTGCACTTCCTTCGTCCTTTAACTCCGTTTCAAAGGGACAGCCTCTTCTTTTTCCAAGGGTCACATCATACGCTGCagtttttctgattatttccGGTCTGAGTCCAGGAGGAAGAGCTACATTTAGGCAGCGGGTAGCCAGTCTGGTGTTGGATCGCTGCCGTCCCTTAGGCGCCTGGTGTCGGCCGCGTGAACGCGCGTTCAGCCGGCGGGCCGCAGGGCGGAGCGACGGTATCAGGAGGACGCTCTCAGTAGCAAAAGGAGGTCCTTTCATACAGAGATCCATCAAACTGTGCTTCCTTATCAGCGGAAACCTGTAACCCAAATCAGCTGTATATCCCAGTGTTGATCGCATAGAGACAGTAAATGAAGTTCCTTTAAATATTATAATCGACCACACAGAGCGACTGCTCCACTGATGGAAATCTGTGATGCCTTTTGTTCTTATCAGAATAGCCGGGCCGTTTCAGGCCGTCCTCGGGTCGCAGCGCCGCGCTCCCAGAAGGCCATTTGAACCCGTCCGGGTGGAGCAGGAGACGGGTGCTGCGGCTCAGGCCGCCTGAAACGCCGCCACTCTAACATATCACGTGTAGATACACACTGTAAAACACCAACCACACTGTACAGAATGCCCCTTTACTGGAGACCATGTGTATAGAAGATTCATTTTTAATCTGCTTTCACCCATTTTAAATGGAAGAGAGATGGATTTATGAGATACAAATAAATGACTAAACCCTGGACAGTGGCTTGGTTTTTGTGGAAGGTGATCAGGGTTCACAGCAACACTCATCCGTCTGGTAGTTCAACAGATAACAGACTATTTAATAACCTGAGTGCTGAGGATCAGCCTGGTAGTTATGCATAGTTTTAGATTTATAACCATCAAGTGGCAATATCTGAGGCGTTTATTGCTCGGCTTAGGCTGGCgaaataatacaaaatgtagtAATTTTCAAAATAAGGGCAATAGTTATCTTTCAGTGGTTCTATTCATCATAGAGTGAGATGACTAAATCAAGTTATTCTTGGTTGGTTTATTAGCCAGGCTATCTGCTTCATCAGCTGCCCTGCAGTAAATGCtaacacacatttttgtttgaCTTTGAAAATCTCCGGAGTGATGGtgagagctgtttttttttttttattttcaaactttAAGAAAATACTTCATAAACAGACAAATTTGTCTCACAAGCAGTGCACAGAAACAGGCGGAGGAGGGGCAGTAAACTGCAGTCACTCGCTGAAGGACTTTAATCAGCAGAGCAGTAGTCATGGTTACTGACCCGCGCTTATACGAGGCTTGAGGTGTACGAGGTTTGTAACGTGCTTCTGCAAAATGCAGATGGGCTCAGAACATCTGGGTGGATCTACAGTTTATCAACCAGTTCAAACAGAAGtagctaaaaaaattaaaatacattgcaTTCAAAACCTTGTAAAAGTAAATAAGCACACTGTAAAGGTGTTTATCAGCATGAGATCTCTGGCTGCATAGATTAGTTCACTAACGCCTTATTCTCTCCAACAGCGGCAGAAACGACACGTTTCTACCGCACCAATAGCTGCGTACGGGAACTTGGAACGAGATCTCGTTTGGTTTTGGTTTCCTTCGGTCCCCCTGACGTTAAATGCACCGGTAGGTTCTGCTGCGGTTCTTCCTTCGTGGCACCAGGTCCGGTCCATCCTCCGTGAAAAGGCCCCCCCCCGTGGCGTGCCGAGGTAGCGGTCAAAGCTGATTCAGGAGCTCCACTGCCTCTTTATGGACCTGCAGAGCAACAAGTACCAATGTGTTCATAGATGACACGAGCAACACCAGCCCAGTGCCTTGCATAAGTATTCACGCCTTAAGCCCACAAACTTCAACGTAGTTCGGTGGGGATGTTATGTAACCGACCAACACAGTGTTGCACAGAGCTGAAGCGGAAGGAACATCTATGCTTTAATAACGAACACGACGTGTGCATGAGTGCTCAACCCGACTGTAGAACTATAGTTTACTGCAAAGTAGCTCCATCAGATGAGACAGAGCATCTGTGACTGCAGCTTCTAAGCTTCGCCACAGATTCCCTAACTGGATTTAGGTTTGGATTTACAGTAGCCCAGTCAAATACGGGGAAAACGATTTAGTCCTAATCAGGGCTCTCTAACGTCCTATGTGTTTTAGATGCATTCCTGGTTCAGATCCTGAATCAGGAATAGTTCATTTCAGGCCGGAGACGTAAATCAGGCATTTGATTCAGCCGTCTTACAGTTGCACCACCAGGTCTCACCCTGGAGAACACCGGCTGTGTGAAGGGGTTGAACATGCACCACACAGGTGGACCCATTACTAAGTAGGACTTTATTTAACTAAAAGGCATGCCAACATTTTTAGGtcgtaaaaatgtttttaaaacccgTTTCCTGCTGCTTAATTATGTGCAACGTTGTGTTGGTGGATCACATTAAATCTcaataataatcattattatGATGCCCTGAAGTTTGGAATTATCCGAGGAGTGTGAATCCTCCTCCGTGTGTGTTTGTACCTCTTTGTCTTCCAGCGTGTGAGCAGGGTACTCCTTAGCTTTGGTCAGCCAGAGCAGCGCTTTCTCCTTGTCTTTCATGGCCATGTAAGTCTTCCCCAGCATCAGCAGGTTTTTGCTGTAGAAGTTTGGGTCAACTGGAACAAACGATTACAGGAGGTGTGTTTTAGCTTAGGGGCTTTCTAAGTTATTAACCAACACATCCCTCCATGTTGCACAGAGTCTCAGCTCGACGTAACCGCAGCTGTTCAGTGATTTCGCTCCAATCTGCTCTACCTTTCTCGGCCTTCAGGAAGAACTCCAGAGCCTGGAGAAGAAACACAAAACCAGAATTAATTGGCGTTCGCTGAGGTTTTAAAGCCGAAGCAAAGGCCAGTGGCTGATTAAGTTCGGGCCAAAGCTCGTTTAAGAGTCatggtgaggaggaggaagaacgGAAGAAGTCTCTACCTCCTCAAACGTCGACGTGGGCGGTGTGGAGAAAATGACGGCCGCCACTTTGCGCTGATACCACGGCAACTCGGCAAAGGCAAAACACCTATAGAAGAAGAAATAGTTCTGGATgagattttactttatttatgtcGCTTCTTCAAGGATTGAAATGCTTCAGCAGCTGTGAGACGCGCTCAGGTTAAGATCGGTGGGTTGGCAACAGGGAGAACTCTGTTCTGTGCTGTTCGCTTACAGACCTGCTGATTAGAAAACTAATTCAGGATATCCTCGTGTTAAAAATGTCACTGTGTAATATTCGCTGCATCTACCCGTcatgcttttctttgttttggcatCGT from Fundulus heteroclitus isolate FHET01 chromosome 21, MU-UCD_Fhet_4.1, whole genome shotgun sequence carries:
- the LOC105927993 gene encoding NEDD4-like E3 ubiquitin-protein ligase WWP1 isoform X3, producing the protein MNGAEPVQRSGSCSASSGADAPVPSSSCSPALDHVTSLINGDATPNSTPVHQPPDSDPDTRMVNGDSSEAAPRQSSASRRETQPPAGENQESTPDASLPDAETSPASTSRPPPSSTPSPASSLAAKPADGTAAASTTSASATQGATTLTTSSSSASSSPAPGEAAAPGAGAGGSNGSSSTATDGVKPRQTAPNAPASDPLPPGWEQRKDPHGRTYYVDHNTRTTTWERPQPLPPGWERRVDDRGRIYYVDHNTRTTTWQRPTMESVRNFEQWQSQRSQLQGAMHQFNQRYLYSASMMSAENDPLGPLPPGWERRVDSNDRVYFVNHNTKTTQWEDPRTQGLQNEDPLPEGWEIRYTREGVRYFVDHNTRTTTFSDPRTGKSSVTKGPQIAYERSFRWKLAHFRYLCQSNALPSHVKITVSRQTLFEDSFQQIMALKPYDLRRRLYVIFRGEEGLDYGGLAREWFFLLSHEVLNPMYCLFEYAGKSNYCLQINPASAINPDHLSYFCFIGRFIAMALFHGKFIDTGFSLPFYKRMLNKKLILKDLESIDPEFYNSLIWIRDNNIEECGLEMYFSVDMEILGKISSHDLKPDGTDILVTEENKEEYISLMAEWRFSRGVEGQTKAFLDGFNEVVPLQWLQYFDEKELEVMLCGMQEVDLQDWQRNTVYRHYTRNSKQIIWFWQLVKEVDNEVRLRLMQFVTGTCRLPLGGFAELMGSNGPQKFCIEKVGKDTWLPRSHTCFNRLDLPPYKSYEQLKEKLLFAIEETEGFGQE